From a region of the uncultured Propionivibrio sp. genome:
- the bamC gene encoding outer membrane protein assembly factor BamC: MKFASLRIILCAVSIALAGCSMIGLETKKIDYKSASTSRVPTLEIPPDLTSPSRDDRYSVPLRGAATFSEYANDRTTQARGSENSAVLPKVDKARIERAGTQRWLVVAGSPDKLWDQIKNFWQETGFLIKVETPEAGVMETDWAENRAKLGQDFLRNMLGKVLDSLYSTSERDMFRTRLEPGSEAGTTEIYISHRGMVEVYTTEGKEQTRWQPRQADPDLEAEMLRRLMVRLGTDQKQADAEIAAAGKDRVADRARLTRSSDGSGTLEVQESFDRAWRRVGLALDRVGFTVEDRDRSKGLFFVRYVDPESESQNKKDGLLSKLAFWKPSTPPPQERFRVYVKDGGTQTTVQVLSNEGGIAQNDTARKILSLLYEQLK; the protein is encoded by the coding sequence ATGAAATTTGCTTCCCTGCGCATTATCCTGTGTGCTGTCTCCATTGCCCTCGCGGGTTGCAGCATGATCGGTCTGGAGACGAAAAAGATCGATTACAAATCGGCGTCGACGTCCAGAGTGCCGACGCTCGAAATTCCGCCGGACTTGACGAGTCCGTCGCGTGACGATCGTTATTCGGTGCCTTTGCGTGGGGCGGCGACCTTCTCGGAATACGCCAACGATCGGACGACGCAGGCGCGCGGTTCGGAGAACAGCGCAGTGTTGCCGAAGGTCGATAAGGCCCGGATCGAGCGTGCCGGTACGCAACGCTGGCTGGTGGTGGCGGGATCGCCGGACAAGCTGTGGGACCAGATCAAGAACTTCTGGCAGGAAACCGGTTTCCTGATCAAGGTCGAAACGCCCGAAGCAGGTGTCATGGAAACCGACTGGGCGGAAAACCGCGCCAAGCTCGGCCAGGATTTCCTCCGCAACATGCTCGGGAAGGTACTTGATTCGCTCTATTCAACGTCCGAGCGCGACATGTTCCGGACGCGGCTGGAGCCCGGCTCCGAGGCGGGAACAACCGAAATCTACATCAGCCACCGTGGCATGGTCGAGGTGTATACCACCGAGGGCAAGGAACAGACACGCTGGCAGCCACGCCAGGCCGATCCGGACCTGGAAGCGGAAATGTTGCGCCGTCTGATGGTGCGGCTCGGGACCGACCAGAAGCAGGCTGATGCCGAGATCGCAGCCGCCGGCAAGGATCGTGTCGCCGATCGTGCTCGTCTGACGCGCAGCAGCGATGGCTCTGGTACCCTCGAGGTGCAGGAGAGCTTTGATCGCGCTTGGCGGCGCGTCGGTCTGGCGCTTGATCGGGTTGGCTTCACCGTCGAGGATCGCGACCGTTCGAAGGGTCTGTTCTTCGTCCGCTACGTGGATCCGGAGTCGGAAAGCCAGAACAAGAAGGATGGCCTGCTTTCCAAGCTGGCGTTCTGGAAGCCCTCGACCCCGCCGCCGCAAGAGCGTTTCCGTGTGTATGTGAAGGATGGCGGAACGCAGACGACGGTTCAGGTGCTTTCCAATGAAGGCGGCATTGCACAGAACGACACGGCCAGGAAGATTCTCTCGCTGCTCTACGAGCAGCTGAAGTGA
- the dapA gene encoding 4-hydroxy-tetrahydrodipicolinate synthase, translating to MTTITGSIVALITPMHEDGSLDLPGLRKLVDFHVQEGTDAIVVVGTTGESPTVNVDEHHELIKVVVEQTAGRIPVIAGTGANSTSEAIEMAEFAKAIGADATLSVVPYYNKPTQEGLYRHFKTIAEAVDIPVILYNVPGRTVADLSNETTLRLAQIPNIVGIKDATGNIDRGCELIARAPQGFSVYSGDDATACSLLLMGGKGNISVVANVAPRMMHEMCAAALAGDLATARTLYFRMLGLNRQLFCEANPIPVKWACQQLGMMKEGGIRLPLSPLSPECHDRVRTALRQAGLLA from the coding sequence ATGACTACTATTACGGGATCTATTGTTGCGCTTATCACGCCGATGCACGAGGACGGAAGTCTCGATCTGCCCGGCCTGCGCAAACTGGTCGATTTTCACGTTCAGGAAGGGACTGATGCCATCGTCGTCGTGGGAACGACGGGCGAGTCGCCGACCGTGAATGTCGATGAACATCACGAACTGATCAAGGTTGTCGTCGAGCAGACCGCCGGGCGCATTCCGGTGATTGCCGGAACCGGTGCCAATTCGACGTCGGAAGCGATCGAGATGGCTGAATTTGCCAAGGCCATCGGCGCCGATGCGACGCTGTCAGTCGTGCCGTACTACAACAAGCCGACGCAGGAAGGCCTGTACCGTCATTTCAAGACGATTGCCGAAGCCGTCGATATTCCGGTCATCCTCTACAACGTGCCCGGGCGCACGGTGGCGGACCTGTCGAACGAGACGACGCTGCGGCTGGCGCAGATCCCGAACATTGTCGGCATCAAGGATGCGACCGGCAATATCGATCGTGGCTGCGAACTGATTGCTCGCGCGCCGCAAGGCTTTTCGGTCTATAGCGGCGATGACGCGACGGCCTGCTCACTGTTGCTGATGGGCGGCAAGGGCAATATCTCGGTGGTGGCCAACGTTGCTCCGCGCATGATGCACGAGATGTGCGCGGCGGCCCTCGCAGGCGATCTTGCCACGGCGCGAACCCTCTATTTTCGGATGCTCGGCCTCAACCGCCAACTCTTCTGCGAAGCCAATCCGATTCCGGTGAAGTGGGCGTGCCAGCAGTTGGGGATGATGAAGGAGGGCGGTATCCGTCTGCCGCTCAGTCCGCTGTCGCCCGAGTGCCATGACCGTGTCCGCACGGCCTTGCGTCAGGCTGGGTTGCTGGCGTAA
- the mltB gene encoding lytic murein transglycosylase B, producing MRLSSGRILASLLVLLSPFSIAAEKIKSPPFSTQPQVREFIAEMRDQHGFDSAVLTRQFGAVRSNASVLKAIRPAAAPEQQRSWPRYRDRFVNERRIQRGLQFWQENQAEIARAEALYGVPGAIIVAIIGVETEYGRNMGKFRILEALATLAFDYPARAPFFRNELEQFLLLARENASDPLSYQGSYAGAMGIPQFMPSSQRRYAVDFDGDTRIDLSRSPTDAIGSVARFLQLHGWTPNAPIALPAEVAGDPGAWIAAGIKPSAPLRAMLDQGIAVQHTDAGLDEQPAALIDLVAPDQPTEYWVGFDNFYVITRYNRSSFYAMAVFQLAEALRENRAESTPLQTAPSYRN from the coding sequence TTGAGACTTTCATCCGGTCGCATTCTTGCCAGCCTGTTGGTTCTGCTGAGCCCGTTTTCCATCGCCGCAGAAAAGATCAAATCGCCGCCCTTCAGCACCCAGCCGCAAGTGCGTGAATTCATCGCCGAAATGCGCGACCAGCACGGCTTCGACAGCGCCGTGCTGACGCGGCAGTTCGGCGCCGTCCGCAGCAACGCCAGCGTTCTCAAGGCCATCCGTCCGGCCGCCGCGCCGGAACAACAGCGGTCCTGGCCGCGTTACCGCGACCGTTTCGTCAATGAACGCCGGATCCAGCGCGGTCTCCAGTTCTGGCAGGAAAACCAGGCCGAAATCGCCCGTGCCGAAGCACTGTACGGCGTTCCCGGCGCGATCATCGTTGCGATCATCGGAGTTGAAACCGAATACGGTCGCAACATGGGCAAATTCAGGATTCTCGAAGCCCTGGCGACGCTCGCGTTCGACTACCCGGCCCGCGCCCCCTTCTTCCGCAACGAACTTGAGCAGTTCCTGCTGCTCGCCCGAGAAAACGCCAGCGACCCGCTCTCCTACCAGGGATCTTATGCCGGCGCCATGGGGATTCCGCAATTCATGCCGAGCAGCCAGCGCCGCTACGCGGTGGACTTCGACGGCGACACCCGGATCGACCTCAGCCGCAGTCCGACCGATGCGATCGGCAGCGTTGCCCGCTTCCTCCAGTTGCACGGATGGACGCCGAATGCGCCGATCGCACTGCCGGCGGAGGTTGCCGGCGATCCGGGAGCCTGGATCGCGGCCGGCATCAAGCCGTCTGCCCCCTTGCGCGCAATGCTCGATCAAGGCATCGCGGTGCAACACACCGACGCAGGCCTGGACGAACAGCCGGCGGCACTGATCGACCTCGTCGCCCCCGACCAGCCAACGGAGTACTGGGTCGGTTTCGACAACTTCTATGTGATCACCCGGTACAACCGCTCAAGCTTCTACGCCATGGCGGTTTTCCAGCTTGCCGAGGCCTTGCGCGAAAACCGGGCGGAAAGCACTCCCTTGCAGACAGCGCCTTCCTACCGTAACTGA
- a CDS encoding caspase family protein: MNAKYVAWFAVALFAGDAGAQFRPPAFVGGLPGVAQFQAVQMQRHQARTLLYREALEELRKNPAAADVPECEPGQLPKETLCLARPTVPQPPAEQASVAVAPVVSAPVAQAPVAQAPVAQAPVAQAPVAQSSLADTSASTAAKSAPPALPLTPVASRRIALLFGNNDYKPPIPELETPIADVEVIASALRTRFGYDVRIVRNASKAGIIESVNGIAGEARSDDSVLLFYAGHGYLMEDINMGFWIPVDGSVKTATNWISNADISKLLSAIPARQLILISDSCFSGSLTREQKITGKGGLATEEVLKRRSVVVFSSGGDEPVSDEGKEGHSIFAWSLIKTLNEIRTTTAGHDVWRLVRGTVTKDYSQEPQYGAVLSAGHVEGGEYLFQLR, translated from the coding sequence ATGAATGCCAAATACGTTGCATGGTTTGCGGTTGCGCTGTTCGCAGGTGATGCCGGCGCGCAATTCCGCCCCCCGGCCTTTGTCGGCGGTTTGCCCGGCGTGGCCCAGTTCCAGGCTGTCCAGATGCAGCGTCATCAGGCCAGAACGCTCCTTTATCGCGAGGCACTGGAAGAGCTTCGCAAGAACCCGGCAGCTGCCGATGTGCCGGAGTGCGAACCCGGACAGTTGCCGAAGGAAACGCTGTGTCTGGCGCGTCCGACCGTCCCGCAACCGCCCGCCGAACAGGCGTCCGTCGCAGTGGCACCTGTTGTATCGGCACCCGTTGCGCAGGCACCCGTTGCGCAGGCACCCGTTGCGCAGGCACCCGTTGCGCAGGCCCCCGTCGCTCAGAGCTCGTTAGCCGACACTTCCGCGTCGACAGCGGCGAAGTCCGCACCTCCTGCGTTGCCGCTCACGCCGGTTGCGTCTCGTCGCATCGCCTTGCTGTTCGGCAACAACGACTACAAGCCGCCGATCCCCGAGCTGGAAACACCGATTGCCGACGTCGAGGTGATCGCCTCGGCCCTGCGCACGCGCTTTGGCTATGATGTGCGCATCGTCAGGAATGCATCCAAGGCCGGCATCATCGAAAGCGTCAATGGCATTGCCGGGGAAGCCCGCTCCGACGACAGTGTCCTGCTGTTCTACGCCGGCCACGGTTATCTGATGGAAGACATCAACATGGGGTTCTGGATTCCTGTCGATGGCTCGGTAAAGACCGCCACCAACTGGATTTCCAATGCCGACATTTCCAAGCTGTTGTCGGCCATTCCGGCGCGCCAGCTCATTTTGATTTCAGACAGCTGCTTTTCCGGGTCGCTGACGCGCGAGCAAAAAATCACGGGCAAAGGCGGACTGGCAACGGAAGAAGTGCTGAAGCGACGTTCCGTTGTCGTTTTCTCGTCGGGTGGCGACGAACCCGTCTCGGACGAAGGCAAGGAAGGTCATTCCATTTTCGCCTGGAGTCTCATCAAGACGCTGAATGAAATCAGAACAACGACGGCCGGCCACGATGTCTGGCGCCTTGTTCGCGGTACCGTCACCAAGGACTACTCGCAGGAACCGCAATATGGGGCGGTCCTGTCGGCCGGGCACGTCGAGGGCGGGGAATATCTCTTTCAGTTACGGTAG
- a CDS encoding tetratricopeptide repeat protein encodes MLDAAEQLYRSILKAQPNHPDTLLLLGFLQVGAGRYAEALDTTRRAVATNPRHPVAHFNQGLALLGAGRNDQAIACFERAIALKPDYAEAHSNLGLARQNLGDHTGAVACFDRAIACSPNFDAAFSNRGISLQKLGRHDEAIASFDQALSINPVNGVAFNNRGISLLALCRYEAALNDFQRAIELDADYAEALGNCGLALQYLERNEEAVASFDRALALNPDNSPAYSHRAISLLRLGRPDEAVDSLNRALGAAPASVDILNNRGIVLQHLGRLDEAMACFHQALSLDPRRSKTLNNLGNVRRDLNQSEAALDCYAQALATDGTDATIHLNAALCHLLLGDFKHGWPAFEWRWETETYRTARRDFAVPRWLGDGDLTGRRILLHAEQGFGDTIQFCRYARQVSDRGATVLLEVQAPLKSLMFTLDGTSQVLAKGEALPEFDCHCPLMSLPLAFATDLATIPASDRYLSSDPERLAAWQHRLRPAERKLRVGIAWSGNPGFANDRNRSIPLAKFARLFSAPARFFSLQPTLRPAEQEIVATCSNVMHFDGLLRDFSDTAALIDAMDLVIAVDTAVAHLAGALGKPVWVLLPFNNDWRWQLGREDCPWYPSVRLIRQAGPGGWDETLERAAAALAALSSVGPLNPIE; translated from the coding sequence TTGCTCGATGCGGCAGAGCAACTTTACCGAAGCATCCTGAAAGCGCAACCGAATCATCCGGACACCCTGCTATTGCTCGGTTTCCTGCAGGTGGGCGCGGGACGATACGCCGAAGCGCTGGACACAACCCGTCGTGCCGTCGCTACAAATCCGCGACACCCTGTGGCGCATTTCAATCAAGGCCTGGCATTGCTCGGCGCGGGCCGGAACGATCAGGCGATTGCCTGCTTTGAACGTGCCATCGCCTTGAAACCGGACTACGCAGAAGCCCACAGCAACCTGGGCCTTGCCCGTCAGAACCTCGGCGATCACACGGGCGCCGTCGCCTGTTTCGATCGCGCCATCGCCTGTTCGCCGAACTTCGACGCGGCCTTCAGCAACCGCGGCATCTCGCTGCAAAAGCTTGGGCGCCATGACGAAGCCATCGCCAGCTTCGATCAGGCACTGTCGATCAATCCGGTCAATGGCGTTGCTTTCAACAACAGAGGCATTTCGCTGCTTGCGCTCTGCCGATACGAGGCAGCACTGAACGATTTTCAACGCGCAATCGAACTGGATGCGGATTATGCCGAGGCGCTCGGCAATTGCGGGCTGGCGCTGCAGTATCTCGAACGCAACGAGGAAGCGGTGGCAAGTTTTGACCGGGCTCTGGCGCTGAATCCGGACAACAGCCCGGCGTACAGCCATCGGGCCATATCGCTCCTGCGGCTCGGGCGCCCGGACGAGGCCGTCGACAGCCTTAACCGGGCACTCGGCGCCGCGCCGGCGTCGGTCGATATACTGAACAACCGCGGCATTGTTCTCCAGCACCTTGGTCGTCTCGATGAGGCGATGGCGTGTTTCCATCAGGCGCTGTCGCTCGATCCGCGCCGGAGCAAGACGCTGAACAATCTCGGCAATGTCCGGCGCGACCTGAACCAGAGCGAGGCGGCGCTGGACTGTTACGCACAGGCGTTGGCGACCGACGGGACTGATGCGACGATCCATCTCAATGCCGCGCTCTGCCACCTCCTGCTCGGCGACTTCAAGCACGGCTGGCCGGCTTTCGAATGGCGCTGGGAGACCGAAACATACCGCACGGCACGACGCGACTTTGCCGTCCCTCGCTGGCTCGGCGACGGAGATCTGACAGGACGAAGGATTCTCCTGCACGCCGAACAGGGCTTCGGCGACACGATCCAGTTCTGCCGCTACGCGCGACAGGTCAGCGACCGGGGGGCGACCGTCCTGCTCGAGGTTCAAGCCCCGCTGAAGTCGCTGATGTTCACGCTGGATGGCACCAGCCAGGTTCTGGCCAAAGGCGAGGCCCTGCCCGAATTTGACTGTCACTGTCCGTTGATGAGCCTGCCACTGGCATTCGCTACCGACCTGGCGACGATCCCGGCCTCGGACCGCTATCTGTCGAGCGACCCGGAACGCCTGGCTGCCTGGCAGCACCGGTTGCGCCCCGCGGAAAGGAAGCTCAGGGTCGGAATCGCCTGGTCCGGCAATCCGGGATTCGCCAACGACCGCAACCGTTCGATTCCGCTGGCGAAGTTCGCCCGGTTGTTTTCCGCGCCGGCCCGGTTCTTCAGTTTGCAGCCGACCTTGCGGCCCGCGGAACAGGAGATTGTGGCGACCTGCAGCAACGTGATGCACTTCGACGGTCTACTGCGCGACTTTTCCGATACCGCAGCGCTAATCGACGCCATGGATCTGGTGATCGCTGTCGATACCGCCGTGGCCCATCTTGCCGGCGCACTCGGCAAACCGGTCTGGGTGCTGTTGCCCTTCAACAACGACTGGCGCTGGCAGCTTGGGCGAGAGGATTGCCCATGGTACCCATCGGTCAGACTGATCAGACAAGCCGGGCCAGGCGGATGGGACGAGACACTCGAGCGCGCCGCCGCTGCGCTCGCGGCACTGTCGTCAGTGGGGCCACTTAACCCGATCGAATAA
- a CDS encoding autotransporter outer membrane beta-barrel domain-containing protein, with amino-acid sequence MTIRNRKPYIIATTGLVIVALSDMAAAQSSSLSSSSQPVNNAAATQLITTTTISQMLTISNAISARVLSTGGPVTMAGSGQSYGMAAGAMGNKVNVWGNISDDSNKYSSGANRFNAKATTATFGADYALTQTISAGVSAAFDRGTGDRGANSNYTSSGYTLAPYASWLINKEFSLDAIAGWGKGTLDSASSVTSDSTRLFYGTNLNYVRWVGDLQYSGKLSYLHGEEKYGDTKTAGTTNANTATKNKINQWRLGAQVGYWMNGLLPFVGASYVSDSRSVSNLGGATDPTADLGKTAWLATVGVNLISTKNNLTGGIVFNTEMGRSHSKRDTIMANINYRF; translated from the coding sequence ATGACGATTCGGAACAGAAAACCATACATCATTGCCACTACAGGATTGGTCATCGTTGCGCTAAGTGACATGGCCGCAGCGCAGTCCTCGTCCTTGTCGAGCAGCAGCCAACCCGTGAATAACGCAGCGGCGACCCAGTTGATCACGACCACGACGATCAGTCAGATGTTGACGATTTCGAACGCCATCAGCGCCCGGGTCTTGTCGACCGGCGGTCCGGTGACGATGGCGGGCAGTGGCCAGAGCTACGGCATGGCGGCGGGGGCCATGGGCAACAAGGTCAATGTCTGGGGCAACATTTCGGACGACAGCAACAAATATTCATCGGGCGCCAATCGCTTCAATGCCAAGGCCACGACGGCTACATTCGGCGCCGACTACGCGCTGACGCAGACGATCAGCGCCGGTGTTTCGGCGGCCTTTGACCGCGGTACCGGCGACCGCGGCGCCAACAGCAACTACACGTCCAGCGGCTACACCCTTGCGCCCTATGCGAGTTGGCTGATCAACAAGGAGTTTTCGCTCGACGCCATCGCCGGATGGGGCAAAGGAACCCTCGATTCGGCCAGCAGTGTCACCAGTGATTCAACCCGCCTCTTTTACGGCACTAACCTGAATTACGTCCGCTGGGTCGGTGACCTGCAATATTCCGGCAAACTGAGTTACCTGCACGGCGAGGAAAAATACGGCGACACCAAGACCGCCGGGACGACGAATGCGAACACCGCCACAAAGAACAAGATCAATCAATGGCGTCTTGGTGCCCAGGTCGGTTACTGGATGAACGGGCTCCTGCCGTTTGTCGGGGCGTCCTATGTGAGTGACAGCCGGTCGGTCTCCAATCTTGGCGGTGCGACGGATCCCACTGCCGACCTTGGCAAGACCGCGTGGCTCGCCACCGTCGGCGTCAACCTGATCTCGACCAAGAACAACCTGACCGGTGGTATCGTCTTCAACACGGAAATGGGGCGGAGCCATTCCAAGCGCGACACCATCATGGCGAACATCAATTACCGCTTCTGA
- a CDS encoding GntR family transcriptional regulator — protein MRTNKNQSKISEQLKEKLEERIVTGQYRPGLRLDETELATEFSVSRTPVREALIQLASAGLVDIRPRRGAIVAEASPKRLYEMFEVMAGLEAMSVRLAARRHTEADLRQIQAAQAACEKAYEAGDVDAYYHDNERFHMAIYQASHNSFLCEETSAMHRRLGAYRRLQLRSRGRLKSSRDEHLGIIDAIVAGDGDLAAQRVHAHVIIQGEIFSDLIASLSRMEVPKYQD, from the coding sequence ATGCGCACGAATAAAAACCAGTCGAAAATTTCGGAGCAGTTGAAAGAAAAACTCGAGGAACGGATCGTTACCGGTCAATACCGCCCAGGATTGCGCCTGGACGAGACCGAATTGGCGACTGAGTTCTCGGTGTCGCGTACGCCGGTACGTGAGGCTCTGATTCAACTTGCGTCGGCCGGCCTCGTCGATATCCGTCCGCGGCGTGGCGCGATCGTCGCCGAGGCGTCGCCCAAGCGGCTCTACGAGATGTTCGAAGTGATGGCCGGACTTGAAGCGATGAGCGTCCGACTGGCGGCGCGGCGCCATACGGAGGCAGATCTACGGCAGATACAGGCGGCGCAGGCGGCTTGCGAGAAGGCCTACGAAGCCGGCGATGTTGACGCTTACTATCACGACAACGAACGCTTCCACATGGCGATCTATCAGGCGAGCCACAACAGTTTTCTTTGCGAGGAAACGTCGGCGATGCATCGGCGGCTTGGTGCGTATCGCCGCCTGCAACTGCGCAGTCGCGGGCGGCTGAAGAGTTCGCGTGACGAACATCTCGGCATCATCGACGCGATTGTCGCCGGCGACGGCGATCTGGCGGCGCAAAGGGTTCATGCGCACGTGATTATCCAGGGCGAGATTTTCTCCGACCTGATCGCTTCCTTGTCACGCATGGAAGTCCCGAAATATCAGGATTGA
- a CDS encoding CoA transferase has product MKALEGLKVLDLTRVLAGPYCAMMLADFGANVIKIEPPGVGDDSRAFGPFVGKESAYFMSLNRNKRSITLNFKRAEEVELFREMVKQADVVLENYRPGTMEKFGLGYDELKKINPKIIYAACSGFGHSGPYMLKPAYDIIVQAMGGIMSITGPEGGEPTRVGASVGDIIAGMFTAYGVMVALFHRQRTGEGQKVDVGMLDCQLAVLENAISRYTTSGVVPGPLGNRHPSITPFASFTAKDGHIIVGAGNDRLWEKLCNILGHPELIKDPRFDNNGNRTTHAVELQQILNDVFSAKTIAEWLELLEKAELPCAPINTVDKIINDPHIKAREMMVELEHPVAGHLKMAGVPVKMSATPGAVETAAPLLGQHTAEILQELFGWDEAKTRQFFERG; this is encoded by the coding sequence ATGAAAGCACTGGAAGGACTCAAGGTTCTCGATCTCACCCGCGTTCTCGCGGGCCCGTACTGCGCGATGATGCTGGCCGATTTCGGCGCCAACGTGATCAAGATCGAGCCGCCCGGCGTCGGCGACGACTCGCGCGCCTTCGGTCCGTTCGTCGGCAAGGAAAGCGCCTACTTCATGAGCCTGAACCGGAACAAGCGCTCGATCACGCTGAATTTCAAGCGCGCCGAGGAAGTCGAACTGTTCCGCGAAATGGTCAAGCAGGCCGACGTCGTGCTTGAGAACTATCGTCCCGGCACCATGGAAAAATTCGGTCTCGGCTATGACGAACTCAAGAAGATCAACCCGAAGATCATCTACGCTGCCTGCTCGGGCTTCGGCCACAGCGGCCCCTACATGCTCAAGCCGGCCTATGACATCATCGTTCAGGCAATGGGTGGCATCATGAGCATCACCGGCCCCGAAGGCGGAGAGCCGACCCGCGTCGGCGCCTCCGTCGGCGACATCATCGCCGGCATGTTCACGGCCTACGGCGTCATGGTGGCTTTGTTCCACCGTCAGCGCACCGGCGAAGGCCAGAAGGTCGATGTCGGCATGCTCGACTGCCAGCTCGCCGTCCTGGAAAACGCGATCTCCCGCTACACCACTTCCGGCGTCGTCCCCGGACCGCTCGGCAACCGCCACCCCTCGATCACGCCGTTCGCCTCTTTCACCGCAAAGGACGGCCACATCATCGTCGGTGCGGGCAACGACCGGCTCTGGGAAAAACTCTGCAACATCCTCGGCCATCCGGAATTGATCAAGGATCCGCGCTTCGACAACAACGGCAACCGCACGACACACGCCGTCGAACTGCAACAGATCCTCAACGACGTTTTCTCGGCCAAGACCATCGCCGAATGGCTTGAACTGCTCGAGAAGGCCGAGTTGCCCTGCGCTCCGATCAATACTGTCGACAAGATCATCAATGATCCGCACATCAAGGCGCGCGAGATGATGGTCGAACTCGAGCACCCGGTCGCCGGACACCTCAAGATGGCCGGCGTGCCGGTCAAGATGTCGGCCACCCCCGGCGCCGTCGAAACCGCTGCGCCGCTGCTCGGTCAGCATACCGCGGAAATCCTGCAGGAACTCTTTGGCTGGGACGAAGCAAAGACCCGCCAGTTCTTCGAACGCGGCTAA
- a CDS encoding SLC13 family permease, whose product MDISLVAIMSIVALLIVVIISCVNEDLNVGFLAIGFAVIVAGVWGGTSGAKVLSYFPTSLFMILVGVTFLFGMAQTNGTMEKLTAYAVRATGGNVALMPLVVFLLTTIVTTIGPGNIAGTALMAPVAMAIATRVGIPAFLMTLIVVGAANGAALSPFAPTGIISNGIIAKMAGGLGIAPDALNGLAWKIHFNSEVAQGFANIGGFFLMGGWAWIAQQKGGKLSVDELAPKPEPFTNHQLLTLAMVAVLIIMVILPGLGPLKPFFKENAWLANMISNVGTVAFVLSCVLMLTGSGDSKAAVKVIPWGVIMMVCGVTVLIEVMDKAGGLNALVSMMAAISNPTTINGTLGFVTGIISAYSSSSGVVMPMFLPMVPGLVKELGGGDPIAMISSINIGAHLVDTSPLSTLGALCIACAGDHEDKAKLFRKLLIWGLSMSVVGAAICYVFFGLLGL is encoded by the coding sequence ATGGATATATCGCTTGTCGCAATCATGTCTATCGTTGCGCTGCTGATCGTCGTGATCATCAGTTGCGTCAATGAAGACCTCAACGTCGGGTTCCTCGCCATTGGTTTTGCCGTCATCGTCGCCGGCGTATGGGGGGGCACTTCCGGCGCAAAAGTACTCAGCTACTTCCCAACCAGCCTGTTCATGATCCTCGTCGGCGTTACATTCCTCTTCGGCATGGCGCAGACGAACGGAACCATGGAGAAGCTAACGGCCTACGCCGTGCGGGCAACCGGCGGCAACGTCGCGCTGATGCCGCTCGTCGTTTTCCTGCTGACGACCATCGTCACGACGATCGGCCCGGGCAACATTGCCGGTACCGCGCTGATGGCGCCGGTCGCGATGGCGATTGCCACCCGTGTCGGCATCCCGGCCTTCCTGATGACGCTGATCGTCGTCGGCGCCGCCAACGGTGCCGCGCTGTCGCCCTTCGCACCCACCGGCATCATCTCCAACGGCATCATCGCCAAGATGGCCGGCGGCCTCGGCATCGCGCCGGATGCACTGAACGGCCTCGCCTGGAAGATCCACTTCAACTCCGAAGTGGCGCAGGGCTTCGCCAACATCGGCGGATTCTTCCTGATGGGCGGCTGGGCCTGGATTGCCCAGCAAAAGGGCGGGAAGCTGAGCGTTGACGAACTGGCGCCGAAACCCGAGCCGTTTACCAACCATCAACTGTTGACGCTGGCAATGGTCGCCGTGCTGATCATCATGGTCATCCTGCCCGGCCTCGGCCCCTTGAAGCCCTTCTTCAAGGAAAACGCCTGGCTCGCCAACATGATCTCCAACGTCGGCACCGTCGCCTTCGTTCTGTCCTGCGTCCTGATGCTCACCGGCTCCGGCGACAGCAAGGCAGCGGTCAAGGTCATCCCCTGGGGCGTGATCATGATGGTCTGCGGCGTCACCGTGCTGATCGAAGTCATGGACAAGGCCGGCGGCCTCAACGCGCTGGTTTCGATGATGGCAGCCATCTCGAACCCGACCACGATCAACGGCACCCTCGGCTTCGTCACCGGCATCATCTCGGCCTACTCGAGTTCCTCGGGCGTCGTCATGCCGATGTTCCTGCCGATGGTTCCGGGCCTCGTCAAGGAACTGGGCGGCGGCGATCCGATCGCGATGATCTCGTCGATCAACATCGGTGCCCACCTGGTCGACACCTCGCCGCTCTCGACGCTCGGCGCGCTTTGTATCGCCTGTGCCGGCGACCACGAGGACAAGGCGAAGCTGTTCCGCAAGCTGCTGATCTGGGGCCTGTCGATGTCTGTCGTCGGCGCCGCGATCTGCTACGTCTTCTTCGGACTGCTCGGTTTGTAA